One segment of Myxococcus xanthus DNA contains the following:
- the htpG gene encoding molecular chaperone HtpG — protein sequence MTVENAPQRETHAFQAEINQLLSLVINSLYSHKEIFLRELVSNASDALDKLRFRAITEPELLADEPALELRLIPDEAKGTLTIEDTGIGMSHDELVKNLGTIAHSGSREFIEALAQKGQQKDMQLIGQFGVGFYSAYLVADRVEVVSRAAGQGQSAWRWTSEAKGSFTVEPAERAARGTSITLHLKEDQKEFLGEWRLRSLITQYSDYVGHPIKLQVSKTTGTGDEAKTETSLEVVNKASALWQRSKSEITDEQYQEFYKHLTHDWEAPLAWTHFKADGNTQFTGLLFVPKQPPFDLDAQQQRGVRLFVKRVFIMDRCEELVPQWLRFVRGVIDSDDLPLNVSRELLQDSQVVRAIRKHVVKKSVDLLEKLAKDKPDDYLTFWKAFGTVLKEGLATEAEQKDKLGGLLRYESSREEGLTSLADYVGRMKEGQEAIYYVYGESRKAVADSPHLEALKQRGFEVLYMTDPVDEWAAQGLREFQGKPLVSALQADLKLQSTDEQKKEQEQHAEGLKTLTSKMKDVLQESVREVRVSDRLTDSPVCLVVPEGGSPAYLERLLQQRGRGAGMPRVKRILEVNPKHPVIEHLKAVHDRDPAAAQVAEWIELLHDQALLTEGSTIADPNRFARRMTGLLTQVAALAAAPAPAQTPASATAS from the coding sequence ATGACCGTCGAAAACGCCCCCCAGCGGGAGACCCACGCATTCCAGGCGGAAATCAATCAGCTCCTCAGCCTGGTCATCAATTCGCTCTACAGCCACAAGGAGATTTTTCTCCGCGAGCTGGTGTCCAACGCGTCCGACGCGCTCGACAAGCTCCGGTTCCGCGCGATTACGGAGCCGGAGTTGCTGGCGGACGAGCCGGCCCTGGAGCTGCGCCTCATCCCGGACGAGGCGAAGGGCACCCTCACCATCGAGGACACCGGCATCGGCATGTCGCATGACGAGCTGGTGAAGAACCTGGGCACCATCGCCCACTCCGGCTCGCGCGAGTTCATCGAGGCGCTGGCGCAGAAGGGCCAGCAGAAGGACATGCAGCTCATCGGCCAGTTCGGCGTGGGCTTCTACAGCGCCTATCTGGTCGCGGACCGCGTGGAGGTGGTCAGCCGCGCCGCCGGCCAGGGCCAGTCCGCCTGGCGGTGGACGTCGGAAGCCAAGGGCTCCTTCACGGTGGAGCCCGCCGAGCGCGCCGCGCGCGGCACCTCCATCACCCTGCACCTGAAGGAGGACCAGAAGGAGTTCCTGGGCGAGTGGCGGCTGCGGTCGCTCATCACGCAGTACTCCGACTACGTGGGCCACCCCATCAAGCTCCAGGTGAGCAAGACGACGGGGACCGGCGACGAGGCGAAGACGGAGACGTCGTTGGAGGTCGTCAACAAGGCCAGCGCCCTGTGGCAGCGCTCCAAGTCCGAAATCACGGACGAGCAGTACCAGGAGTTCTACAAGCACCTGACGCACGACTGGGAAGCGCCGCTGGCGTGGACGCACTTCAAGGCGGACGGCAACACCCAGTTCACCGGCCTGCTCTTCGTGCCCAAGCAGCCTCCGTTCGATTTGGACGCGCAGCAGCAGCGCGGGGTGCGGCTGTTCGTCAAGCGCGTGTTCATCATGGACCGCTGCGAGGAGCTGGTGCCGCAGTGGCTGCGCTTCGTGCGCGGCGTCATCGATTCGGATGACCTGCCGCTGAACGTGTCGCGCGAGCTGCTCCAGGACTCGCAGGTGGTGCGCGCCATCCGCAAGCACGTGGTGAAGAAGTCCGTGGACCTGCTGGAGAAGCTGGCCAAGGACAAGCCGGACGACTACCTCACCTTCTGGAAGGCCTTCGGCACGGTGCTGAAGGAAGGCCTGGCCACGGAGGCCGAGCAGAAGGACAAGCTGGGCGGTCTGCTGCGCTACGAGAGCTCGCGCGAGGAGGGCCTGACGTCCCTGGCGGACTACGTGGGCCGCATGAAGGAAGGCCAGGAGGCCATCTATTACGTCTACGGCGAGTCCCGGAAGGCGGTGGCGGACAGCCCCCACCTGGAGGCGCTGAAGCAGCGCGGCTTCGAGGTCCTCTACATGACGGACCCGGTGGACGAGTGGGCCGCGCAGGGCCTGCGCGAGTTCCAGGGCAAGCCGCTGGTGTCCGCGCTCCAGGCGGACCTGAAGCTCCAGTCCACGGACGAGCAGAAGAAGGAGCAGGAGCAGCACGCCGAAGGCCTGAAGACGCTCACCTCGAAGATGAAGGACGTGCTCCAGGAGTCGGTGCGCGAGGTGCGCGTGTCGGACCGCCTGACGGACTCGCCCGTGTGCCTCGTCGTGCCAGAGGGCGGCTCGCCGGCCTACCTGGAGCGCCTGCTCCAGCAGCGCGGCCGGGGCGCGGGCATGCCGCGCGTGAAGCGCATCCTGGAAGTGAATCCGAAGCACCCCGTCATCGAGCACCTGAAGGCCGTGCATGACCGCGACCCGGCCGCGGCCCAGGTGGCGGAGTGGATTGAGCTGCTCCACGACCAGGCGCTGCTCACCGAGGGCAGCACCATCGCCGACCCCAACCGCTTCGCCCGCCGCATGACGGGGCTGTTGACGCAGGTGGCGGCCCTGGCGGCGGCGCCCGCGCCAGCGCAGACCCCCGCCTCGGCGACGGCGAGCTGA